The genomic stretch CTTTCTTTGTATTGTGACAAATGGAAGCTAAAAATTAatcccaagaaaacaaaaattatgatattCCAGAAACGCCCAAAAAAATCTATTGACATCAAATTCAACATAGGCAGTGAGTCAATTGAAATTGTCCAAGAATACACTTATTTAGGTACACGTTTAACTCCAACGGGAAACTTTACACTTGCACTCGAacacttaaaagaaaaggccCTTCACGCGTTTTCTAGTATTCGGAAGCGGACAATTCTTAACAAACTTAATCCTAATACTGCATCCCAAATTTTTGACACCATGGTATTCCCAATCTTGAGTTACAACAGCGAGGTATGGGGAATGTATACcaagcaagattttaaaaaatgggataGCTACCCTATAGAAAAAATCCACCTCAAATTCTGTAAACGTTACTTAGAGGTTAACAATAAGGCCTCTAACATAGCCTGCAGAGCTGAACTTAATAGACTGCCGCTGCTTATCCCgataaatcagaaaattatgaaatattttgtttacctcaacaacaaagataatgactctatagtcaaacagtctctccttatgtcaaagaatctacattctatgaataattccggatatttttccaatttcataaacatgcttgaacaatacaatctaaccagtttagatgctgaatctctagataatgataaaattagacgatataccacagaaatgagagagaaatatctatctttttggcggcacagcctcgaaaattcaaaaaaactagaattttataaaacttttaaagatgaatattctacatctgattatctctaccagctaagacattatgacgaacgacagaattttgttaaatttaaaataagtaatcacaaacttaTGATTGAACATGGTCGATACCAAATCGATCATTtgccaagagaaaatagattatgTCCTTTATGTAACTCAAATCAGGTAGAAGATGAgattcatttcctctttcaatgtaacaaatactcagtacagagacaggcatttattaatcaaatcaatcgaataatacctgactttgacaagaaatcatctccagaaagcataaaactgataatgaattcGAAGGAACATCATGTAAATAAGTTAGTTATGAAGTTTGTTTCCTCCTGCATGAAAATACGTAATTCATTGTTAGTAATGTAACCGAATTTTTCTAGATTATTATTagtgctgttttgttttatattttgattgccATATacatgcttttgcaatactgtaaaatgatgcggtcatgcaaataaagcaatttattactattactattacatGTACCTATACATGTACCGTACCATTCAGCTAGTACAGGTACTAGCAAGGCATTGTGGGCTTGTCGTGTATATGGCATTCAGCCATGAAGTACGCGCCGTTACCAAGTATCAAGATCGACTGACGACTGACGACTGAGCGACTAAGTACACACTTCTCCTTCGGAAATTTGACGGAAATATCAATTTCCTTCCTTCTTTGTCTTATCTACGTTTTCATCGGTTGAATATCCTTCAGGGTGATCCGCGGTGAGCGTTCATATGCTTCTTTTGCATGCGCATTGCTCAGAGGACAGCTTGCTCAGAGGAGTGCGTAAGGTTGATACTGCCCGAGCCCTTGAGAGCTTTGACCGAGCCGAGCTTctccttttaaaaatttatttccaCCCATCTTCTTTGAAACCATTTCAAGTTTGAAGAAaggtttgttaatttttttaatgtacaaaataaaacttGAGGCTATATCTTGTACTTATCTGTGGTTATATAAATAGGCACTCAAGTATTCTCGCGCGGGTAGGCATATGATATGTTTGTCGATTTCTCATCAAAAGCATATTTGGTTGCTTTGAAGCCGCATTATAAAGCTTATGAAGTTTTAGATATGGAGTCAGTAAGGCAGAATTACGATATTTTCAATATTGATATTTAGAGTATAGCGTTAAGTGAGTCAAATTAGTTTAAGTAAGCTTACACTTCATCGTCTCCGCcggatttgttttgtttctcacATTGTCGATACTTTAATTTTTCGCGCGTgctgaatataagtttaaatgCTGTGATTCGAATGTCGATTTGTTCTCGAAACAAGCAACAAGTACTGGAGAAGTGTCTTAATGAGTTAATTATAGGAAGTACCTGTTTTATGATGCACTTTTTTGTATTACTTTGTCGTGACGCAACTTAAAAACAGGTCGCTGGCTGGCGCCATATTGTTTATGCGTAAGGGTCAAACACAGGAACAAAATCTTACCAACAAGCAAAAATCAGTGCAAAAATTGTGTATCAGATTTTTTGTAGTAAAGTCTATAACTGTTTTCAATGAAAGCAAGTGAATAAAATGTGAAGGAAGACTTACATGATGTTTGTATGCAttttaaaatcatatttttgtaGGTCTTCTAGCCAAgttcttttcctttaaaaagagACCACTGGATTTTTTCAAGTGTTTGTAAAAACAAGACTGGGACCGTTCAAGCGTTCCTGGAAGCAAAGGTACAGAAAGAGCCTCAGAAAAAGGCCTAATTCTAATACATTTGTAAGATGTTTCTGTGTTTGTCCCCACTCCGACCCAGTTAGGGAAAATTACCTCAAAACTTggcggggaggggggttgggaGTGACAAAGTTTTCGAAAATGTGAGCTCTCACTTGTGGGACAGCCGTTCGGGGGAGGATCATGAGCTCATTTTCAGAACAGCAGCTGGTAATTGAGCCTAACTTTTGGGTTACTTGATGTTGGTTTAAAATCATGACCACCAGTTAGGTTTCaccagtttgtttttttctttgcagtcTCTCTTACGTAACATGTGATCTACCAGTCCTATAATAATACGACAGCATGCGTTTGGACATGTGTGATGTCAAAGTAAAATGAGCAATGGAGAAAAAAGGCAAGTGAGCAACACTTTATTTCAGGATAATAATATGTTATTGATCTGGCACTGTATGGGTCACAGTCATCAACTTAAGATTTTGGTAATTTTGAGTTcttaagttaaaaaataaaatagtaaaaatcTCCATGTTCATGCAGGTGCCTTGACATATGCTAAAAGTTCTTTGACCTTTGGTTATTTAACAACACATTTTGCCTTAGGAGACGGTGGACATTAATTTGCGATGCTACTTCTACTTTCCCACAAAATGATGTGTCAAGATGATGTGCAAGGAACAACtacagaaattctatactgatgacctTTCACTACTTTGATCTGGCTAGTACGTTTGAGTAGTTCTGCTGGAgagaaattaattttgttttaaccaATAAGTAGTAGTAAAGGCATGTCATGTCAGTGTGGAAATTCTGtgctcatttctcagacatcTTTTTGTGGATGGCATGGTGAaaatgttttctcaggctataacaaattaaaattagtcCTTCTTGGTGCAATATGTACACAGCTTTACACTCATTAACAGATAAGGTTGCATGCACTGTAACACTCTAAAGAAACTTGGCATTTGTGTCTGGTTTCCAGTGCAATAGGAAATGTGTCATGCGCTACAGGTGACTGATTCTGTTCTTGTGGTACAGGAATCATGTAGCACAAAAATCAGTGAAGTGACAGTTTTGGGCATAAATTATCGATAACCTGTCCTGTGTGAAACTAACTAATTTAACATAGCATTACCTCAGTGATTGAAGAAAATGGGCTTAACGTTTTGCCTAACTTTACTTTCCCAtgggaaattttctttgagcttGTCTTCAGCAGAGATTGTTTAAATACATGGagtatacatgtatttttagtttCCAGATTTGTTAGCAATAAAAACTAACTTTGATCAGGACCTTTCATTCGCTGAAATTTGAAAACCGATTGAAATCTCCTTGATTTTGTTAATGAACAATCCAACATGAGAAGAACCAATAATTAATATATTTCTGAAAATTACAAGCAACATTTTTACActttgtaatggtaacaggactgagtggagtccaattcggtctgtaatcacacgagtgattaacaaaatcggacgacggagtagcgggagtccgatttgtttaatcacgagtatgattacagaccaaattggacgacacgaagttctgttaccaattaatcataactttaacaaaatttgtgatatatagggctctttttaaatcaaaacacaagaaattccaagattttttcgctagctatgaaaaaaaaagccatttaagcgtgcgcgtgatggcgcgtactgtccaattacttaggcatgacgcgtactgtcctattaaactgtcctattaaggctgaaatcagggcagttgagaaccaatcagatttgagaattttgttacagttatgattaCATGTGTAATAGCTACTGTATTATGGGTCAAATTTAAATCCAGGTTAAAAGTTTGACCTATGAACTGTATTTTGGACAGCTTAAAATTTAGTTCTCAGCTTGGCTAGCTTCAAAAGGTGTTTTGCCATGTATTTCTTACTTTACTTATCTGCAGAAtacatatattttaaaaattttatttgccgacaagttatgtttttttcttgagaTTATTTTCGCTGTTTATTCATGCAACGCATATAAAGATGCTGTTGTAAATGATAACATGTAAATAGGCCAATATCATTCTGTGCATGAAATGAATGACCCATTTTAGAACTATTTATCACCAAAATTAATTAAGACagtatttgacattttttttctctgtcttgCAGACCTTACTACACCTTTAGTTTTTAGTAACCATGAAAGTTATCATGATGTACAAAAAGATAGTGAGGTAAAAGAAGACCTCCAGGATGACGGAAACATATTAAAGCAAGATGACAATGGTTAGTAaaaggatttttccttttatgttGAGTACATTTTGATTTGTCCTtgataaagtttaaaatgatgtATTTTGAAATCAAATGGGGAAACTATGTTTTAGTTTGTTATCATGCAATTTTCCTTCCAAAATGACCACGAAAGACACAGACACACGGGTGTCAAACCATTTTTAATTAAATCCATTAGAATAAGACTAGTATACTGTATGCTATTGAGTGCCTGGGTTGCCTGTTgctttatgtatttttttacttacAATAACCACCTATCATAAGCAACCAATATGTAAGTGACCACCCATTCAAAACACTATAAATTTTCCCAGGTTACAGGACAAAACtgtattcaggttaaaattttttaacttacGTCGATTCTCAATTTCCTCTGTCTCCTAGCCCTATATGTAATTCATGAATAAATAGATTAAGgatacaaaggaaattgagaataaTCCTACTGtagattaaaaatttttaacctgaatttaattttgacctgtaacatatatactATTTTTTAATGGCCATTTGACTCATGGTGTAATCTCGACTCTTTGTTTACTGTATGTACCATAATGCTATTCAGGGTAATATACAAACAACTTTCAGTGACAACTAGAAACTGCTTATACTTAAGAAACTGCATGATGCAGTAAATTATCTTCCAAAAAAAGGATGTATGTGTTGGGACCTCTTCTCAGAAGAGACCCCCTGTGGGTCAATTCTTGTACCTGATCGTTACCATCAGATTCTCCTGTAAACAACCACTAAACCTTAGCATTTAGGGTGGTAACTGATTACAGGAGGTGCAACAGTATTTTTCTTTGGGCTGAGCATATTGACTGATccctttttgtcatttttagtGGCCTCTGATGTGGTTGCTTCAAGGGGAAGACATCAGGCTAAGTTACCTCCTGGAGCAATAGCAAAGATACGCCCCAGTAAACCATCTCAAAGTCCTGATGGAGAAAAGATATGGGCACAACAAACTTTAAATAATGATGCCGTCTTGGACTTGGAAGAGGGAGGACTACATGAACCATTGCACAATACACAGCAAAAGCTGCTGAAGCAAGGTGGTGATTCTCAACCTACAAAAGGTAGAGAAACATCTGCACCTAAAGGTATGTGTGGAAGTAACTACAGTGTACATAATTATCAAAAGGGTTAAGCTATGGAAAATTGATGGCTTTTCCTTAGCTTAAAAAGAATATTATACACTCAGTTAGATTTGAACACTTTGCTACGTACAGAAGAATAATGTAACACTTTACTGCATGGCAGCAGCTTTCATTTCATAGCCATGCAACATTTCTTGAAGAATATTAAATCatttgatcaaaaagttaaacgttaaaagatttttaaaatacatttaaaaaacattttaaaaagtgaacaACATTTTGGCGCTACGTTATGCCATTATCaagttgaaaagtgaaaaaaaaaaaaaatggaaagaatacATAAAATATTTGCGGGTCCAATGGGTATAATTCCCAAGGTAAGAAAcacaataagagaaaaaaactatATACGAAAGTGTCACGTAAATAGTTTGGCGCGAATGGATTTGGCTTGCGTGTTAAGAGAAGGCTTGATGTCCTGTATGTATAACATCTCGTAGACTAAGCTATCAAACTTGCTGTTACATTTCCTCAGAACTTTGAAAGGTGGTCAgtctttgttctgttgttgccaTGCTGTGTTTCAAGGTGTTTCCCCATGGCTGAATAATGTTGTTCACTTATGCGTTGATGTAAGAGTCGGGCAGTGTACCTGACATAATTTGCATCGCACAAATCACATTGAAATAAGTATGCAACGCATTGAGTGTTGACGATCGGGGGCTTGTTTTCCTTGACAATCAGAACATCAAGCCTTCTCTTAACACGCAAGCCGACTCCATTTGCCCCAAACTATTGGAGACAAGGATTTTGAGATTTACTAGGGAATGAGTCATAGTTTTCTCATATAATTCAAAATGCTTAGTTCATCGTTATTAGAACCCTTATAGCAGCAGTTCTGTGACCGGACAAGTTTCTGACCTGCAGCCAGGCCTGCAGTTAAACTTACAGACCTTACCGTTGATGTTCCCATCAACTGAAAGCTCAGGCAGATTGCTCTGGAAAGAAACTGGcatatttcctttgtttgtagtGACCTGTGGGCCAGTTACTTCTGAGGAAAAACATCAGGCTAAGCATCCTGGagcaaaaccaaagaaacgtCCCAGTGAGCTGCCTGAAAGTCCTGAAGACAAGAAATCAAGTGTACAACAAGCTTCAACAACAGTGGGGACAATGTCCTGTAATTGTGATGTAGTATTGGAAGGCAATTTAAGAAGCCAGTCTTCAGAACAAATGCCTTTGAATCCAAACAATTCAGAATCTCTCACTCAGCCCTCTCTACCCTTGTACAGCAACCAAGAGCCAATACTACATGATAGGTACATTTTAAAACTATTACCTTAACATTTGACTGGCATAATTATGTTCTATTACGAAGAGTCACACAAGGTTATagctgaagaaaaataattatatagtccttacttttttcttttatcaaaaCAGTCCAAGCCGTCAACCTGCTGAAGCTAAGTACTTGTCTCCTCCCAGTTGCAGATTTGGTAAGGCTAGAAAAGCATCTTCTAAAGACGACAGCAGTGATAGTGGtcaggaaaataattttgtgacTGGTCAAGATACTATGGTAACCTCACAGTCAGGTACCACCATGCAGTTACCTCCTCGGCCTTCTACTCCAGAAGAAAATGATGACATGATAAAAAATGATGGCTTAatgcaaa from Porites lutea chromosome 1, jaPorLute2.1, whole genome shotgun sequence encodes the following:
- the LOC140944199 gene encoding uncharacterized protein, coding for MEKKDLTTPLVFSNHESYHDVQKDSEVKEDLQDDGNILKQDDNVASDVVASRGRHQAKLPPGAIAKIRPSKPSQSPDGEKIWAQQTLNNDAVLDLEEGGLHEPLHNTQQKLLKQGGDSQPTKGRETSAPKVTCGPVTSEEKHQAKHPGAKPKKRPSELPESPEDKKSSVQQASTTVGTMSCNCDVVLEGNLRSQSSEQMPLNPNNSESLTQPSLPLYSNQEPILHDSPSRQPAEAKYLSPPSCRFGKARKASSKDDSSDSGQENNFVTGQDTMVTSQSGTTMQLPPRPSTPEENDDMIKNDGLMQKLKKENKTLRLNETHLVEVNRTLTQDLQKQSEEILRLKDQAETSRTENAQLLEQKGALEQENNELKERLTERLGEITSNMDTIRMAEVALRFKFNECEEQKETIRHLKMVIDQLVSRNASGIRTIVDNQTSGSSSDYLQLPGSAVDFSSQEAKAEGVTVNTNNQLEPPGNEDLPDESPS